A stretch of Longimicrobium sp. DNA encodes these proteins:
- a CDS encoding glycosyltransferase family 4 protein has product MTPPRVWHLVTGEYPPASGGVGEYTHALAHALAGEGCRVHVWAPAEPSAERRVEVHPAAFDGEGLRRMSAEMEAFPAPRTLLLQYAPQAFGRRGMNAAFCRWALRRAEAGDDVRVMFHEPYVQFGIRRPQRNVLAAANRWMAMLLLRAARAAYMSTPAWERLLRPWAPRRLGPMRWLPIPSTVPRVDDPEGVAVLRARLGANRPGRHVVGHFGTYGGMIAPLLEPALLAILAPPSTSVALLLGDGGPAFAQRLIAADPALADRVVAPGRLPHDRLSVHLQACDLAIQPYPDGASARRTTVMAMLSHGVPVVTTQGRFTEPEWRAAEIPLLPAGDASALASEALDLLDDAPRRRALGTAGRAFYERSFSMRRTLDVLLWGSDARGERLGKGE; this is encoded by the coding sequence ATGACTCCCCCGCGCGTCTGGCACCTGGTCACCGGCGAGTACCCGCCCGCGAGCGGCGGCGTGGGCGAGTACACGCACGCGCTCGCCCACGCGCTGGCCGGCGAGGGATGCCGCGTGCACGTCTGGGCGCCCGCCGAGCCGTCCGCCGAGCGGCGCGTGGAGGTGCACCCCGCGGCGTTCGACGGCGAGGGCTTGCGGCGGATGAGCGCGGAGATGGAGGCCTTTCCCGCGCCGCGCACGCTGCTGCTGCAGTACGCGCCGCAGGCGTTCGGGCGGCGGGGAATGAACGCCGCCTTCTGCCGCTGGGCGCTGCGCCGCGCGGAGGCGGGCGACGACGTGCGGGTGATGTTCCACGAGCCGTACGTGCAGTTCGGCATCCGCCGTCCGCAGCGCAACGTGCTGGCCGCCGCCAATCGGTGGATGGCGATGCTGCTCCTGCGCGCCGCCCGCGCCGCGTACATGTCGACGCCCGCGTGGGAGCGGCTGCTGCGGCCGTGGGCGCCGCGGCGATTGGGCCCGATGCGCTGGCTCCCCATCCCCTCCACCGTCCCGCGCGTGGACGACCCCGAGGGCGTGGCGGTGCTGCGCGCCAGGCTCGGCGCCAACCGGCCGGGGCGGCACGTGGTGGGGCACTTCGGCACGTACGGGGGGATGATCGCGCCGCTGCTGGAGCCGGCTCTGCTGGCCATCCTGGCGCCGCCGTCCACCAGCGTGGCGCTGCTGCTGGGCGATGGCGGGCCTGCGTTCGCCCAGCGCCTGATCGCCGCCGATCCCGCGCTCGCGGACCGCGTGGTCGCGCCCGGGCGCCTGCCGCACGACCGCCTGTCGGTGCACCTGCAGGCGTGCGACCTGGCCATCCAGCCCTACCCCGACGGCGCCAGCGCGCGGCGGACGACGGTGATGGCGATGCTCTCGCACGGCGTTCCCGTGGTGACCACGCAGGGGCGCTTCACCGAGCCGGAGTGGCGCGCCGCCGAGATCCCCCTGCTCCCGGCGGGCGATGCGAGCGCCCTGGCCTCCGAGGCGCTGGACCTGCTCGACGACGCGCCGCGCCGCCGCGCCCTGGGCACCGCCGGCCGCGCCTTCTACGAGCGCAGCTTCTCCATGCGCCGCACGCTGGACGTGCTGCTGTGGGGGAGTGATGCGCGGGGGGAAAGGCTGGGGAAGGGCGAATGA
- a CDS encoding glycosyltransferase family 4 protein has translation MRILFANDGIGDAGGVQTYLAAVMPALASRGHDVALLHLDPVRGGEGTPAPAGAPHFCMAERGMDGALADMRAWAPDVAFSHNMRPLEVDRALIAAGPAVKMMHGYFGTCIGGQKAHLFPRPEPCGRVFGPACLALYLPRRNGRMSLPYVAEQWRWASEQKSLFGAYSAVVTASGHMRREYVRNGVAAERAHAIPLFSTIGVDGDAGAPADFRALFLGRMTRLKGGDVLIRAAARAAEIAGRPIPLTMCGDGPQRGEWEALARDLGVPADFPGWVDADARLRLFRAASVLAVPSVWPEPFGLVGLEAGSQGVPAIAFDVGGIGEWLKDGDNGRLVPGDPPRVESLADALAWAATHPAELAAMRPRALDAARRMSLAAHVDALERVLADAARAGASRAPVDAAGSA, from the coding sequence ATGCGCATCCTCTTCGCGAACGACGGGATCGGCGACGCGGGCGGCGTGCAGACGTATCTCGCCGCCGTGATGCCGGCGCTGGCCTCGCGCGGGCACGACGTCGCCCTGCTCCATCTCGACCCCGTGCGCGGCGGCGAGGGGACGCCGGCGCCGGCGGGCGCGCCGCACTTCTGCATGGCCGAGCGGGGGATGGACGGCGCGCTGGCCGATATGCGCGCCTGGGCGCCGGACGTTGCCTTCAGCCACAACATGCGCCCGCTGGAGGTCGACCGCGCGCTGATCGCCGCCGGGCCGGCCGTGAAGATGATGCACGGCTACTTCGGCACCTGCATCGGCGGCCAGAAGGCGCACCTGTTCCCGCGCCCCGAGCCGTGCGGCCGCGTCTTCGGCCCCGCGTGCCTGGCGCTCTACCTCCCGCGCCGCAACGGGCGGATGAGCCTGCCGTACGTCGCGGAACAGTGGCGCTGGGCCAGCGAGCAGAAGTCGCTCTTCGGCGCATATTCCGCCGTCGTCACGGCCAGCGGCCACATGCGCCGCGAGTACGTGCGCAACGGCGTCGCGGCGGAGCGGGCGCACGCCATCCCCCTCTTCTCCACCATCGGGGTGGATGGAGACGCGGGCGCGCCGGCGGACTTCCGCGCGCTCTTCCTGGGCCGGATGACGCGATTGAAGGGCGGCGACGTGCTGATCCGCGCTGCCGCGCGAGCCGCGGAGATCGCCGGGCGCCCCATCCCCCTCACGATGTGCGGCGACGGCCCGCAGCGCGGCGAGTGGGAAGCGCTGGCGCGTGACCTTGGCGTCCCCGCGGACTTCCCCGGCTGGGTGGACGCGGACGCGCGGCTGCGGCTGTTCCGCGCGGCCTCCGTGCTCGCCGTCCCCAGCGTCTGGCCGGAGCCGTTCGGGCTGGTGGGGCTGGAGGCCGGCTCGCAGGGCGTCCCCGCCATCGCCTTCGACGTCGGGGGGATCGGCGAGTGGCTGAAGGACGGCGACAACGGCCGCCTCGTCCCCGGCGACCCGCCGCGCGTGGAGTCTTTGGCGGACGCGCTCGCCTGGGCCGCGACGCACCCGGCCGAGCTCGCCGCGATGCGCCCCCGCGCGCTCGACGCGGCGCGGAGGATGTCGCTCGCGGCGCACGTGGACGCGCTGGAGCGCGTGCTCGCGGACGCCGCGCGCGCGGGGGCTTCCCGGGCCCCGGTTGACGCCGCCGGTTCCGCGTGA
- a CDS encoding glycosyltransferase family 4 protein has translation MKILLVGDYPDDPRLGSGKVYHKLREEFRALGHECDVLLAPEIGERPRNARLRWLVGPMLAERAIRRAFGERGRYDVVDVASAEGAILGLRRGSKLYRGVGIVSRSHGIEHLNFERMVEDHHWGLIPKPWPRRLWYPAVRMSQVALAARRAHRMIVLNAAERDFVVRRGWKPAEKVDVVPHGVSQNFLDSAPPPGAPRGRGLLFCGSWDPVKGVDYLVRAMAILAERPDPPRLTVLGPGRPEADVLAAFPPEARPLVTVVPRCDEAEVMRHYREHDLLVMTSTYEGFGMVIVEALSQRLPVVATSVGVVPLLLAGGGGGIQVPPRQPEAIAAAVRRLMEDAPLRRRMAEQGHDAVRGMSWTATAERTLEVYEAAVAGA, from the coding sequence GTGAAGATCCTGCTCGTCGGCGACTATCCGGACGACCCGCGCCTGGGCTCGGGCAAGGTCTACCACAAGCTGCGCGAGGAATTCCGCGCCCTCGGCCACGAGTGCGACGTCCTCCTCGCGCCGGAGATCGGCGAGCGGCCGCGGAACGCGCGCCTGCGCTGGCTGGTGGGCCCCATGCTGGCCGAGCGCGCCATCCGCCGCGCCTTCGGGGAGCGGGGGAGATACGACGTGGTCGACGTGGCCAGCGCGGAGGGCGCCATCCTCGGCCTCAGGCGCGGGTCGAAGCTCTACCGCGGGGTGGGGATCGTGAGCCGCTCGCACGGGATCGAGCACCTGAACTTCGAGCGGATGGTGGAGGACCACCACTGGGGGCTCATCCCCAAGCCCTGGCCGCGCCGCCTCTGGTACCCGGCGGTGCGGATGAGCCAGGTGGCCCTCGCCGCGCGCCGGGCGCACCGGATGATCGTCCTGAACGCCGCCGAGCGCGACTTCGTGGTGCGCCGCGGCTGGAAGCCCGCGGAGAAGGTGGACGTGGTGCCGCACGGCGTCTCACAGAATTTCCTCGACTCCGCGCCACCGCCGGGCGCGCCGCGCGGCCGCGGCCTGCTCTTCTGCGGCTCGTGGGACCCGGTGAAGGGGGTGGACTACCTCGTCCGGGCGATGGCGATCCTGGCCGAGCGGCCCGATCCGCCGCGGCTCACCGTCCTGGGCCCGGGGCGCCCGGAGGCCGACGTGCTGGCCGCCTTCCCCCCCGAGGCGCGACCCCTGGTGACCGTCGTCCCGCGCTGCGACGAGGCGGAGGTGATGCGCCACTATCGCGAGCACGACCTGCTGGTGATGACGTCCACCTACGAGGGGTTCGGGATGGTGATCGTCGAGGCGCTGAGCCAGCGCCTTCCCGTGGTGGCGACCTCGGTCGGCGTGGTGCCGCTCCTGCTGGCGGGCGGCGGCGGGGGGATCCAGGTGCCGCCGCGCCAGCCCGAGGCCATCGCCGCGGCCGTGCGCCGGCTGATGGAGGATGCGCCGCTCCGCCGCCGCATGGCCGAGCAGGGCCACGACGCCGTGCGCGGGATGAGCTGGACCGCGACCGCCGAGCGCACGCTCGAGGTGTACGAAGCCGCCGTGGCGGGGGCCTGA